The genomic stretch TATGGACCTTGATAGCAGTCAAAAACAAACATTAACTCAAGCATTAGTGACCTGTCTTGCCTTTACTTGGCTTAATCCTCATGTCTATTTAGACACTATTGTTTTGATTGGTTCAGTTGCAACTCAGCTTGAAGACAAAGTGAGTTTTGCTTTGGGCAGCATTCTTGCCTCTTGGATTTTCTTTTTTAGTCTGGGTTATGGTGCAAGATTATTAAAGCCACTATTTACCAATCCCAAAGCTTGGAAAATTTTAGATTTCATTATTGGTTGCGTTATGTGGAGTATCGCTATTACCCTCTTGTTTTAACGGCTTAAAATAAAAAAGGATCATATAAAAGATCCTTTTTTATTACTCTTTAGTGTTATGCTTCACTGGCAACTATAACTCTTGCCTGTTTTCTTTCTTGTTGTGACTGTTTTATAACAGCATAGCCAGAAGATACACCCAAGTATGCAATGACAAAGGCAACAATCAAATCAGGAAATACACTGCCTGTTCCAAATACCCCAACCGCCGCTAAAATTACAGCAATATTAGCAATTGAGTCATTTCTACTGCACAGCCACACAGAGCGCATATTGGCATCCCCATCACGAAATGCATAGAGCATAAGCGCGACAGAAACGTTAGCAGTTAAAGCCATTACACCAATTGCTCCCATCACCATTGGTTCGGGTGAAACACCATAAAAATACGACCAGACCACTTTCGCAATGACAAAAAAGCCGAAAGTCGCCATCGTTATTCCTTTAACTAATGCAGCTGTTGCACGCCAATATAAACTCATCGAAAGAACGACTAAAGATAATGCATAGTTTGCTGCATCTCCGGCAAAATCTAATGCATCTGCCCAAAGTGAAACGGATTGGGCCTTATAACCTCCCAATATTTCCACCACGAACATTAAGGCATTGATCACAAGCGCAATCCATAATGCTTTTCTAAAACGTGGACTCACCTTCTTTGAAGGAGAACATGTTGAAGCACAACCACATCCAGCCATTTTATTTCCTCAAAAACTCTTTTATAGTGATTAAAAACCCTCGAGTAGCTCCAGAGTCAAGTCTTATGAGTCTTTCTATTGGTCAATTATCAAAAAAAGCGGATATTCCAATTGATACGATCCGTTATTACGAAAAAGTAGGTGTGCTGGACCGTATTCAGCGCTCAGAAAATAATTATCGTGTTTACAACGAACAAACACTTGCAGACCTTTTATTTATTAAGCATTGCCGTGAATTAAATATTTCACTGAGTGATATTAAAACGTTAAAAGAAATGAAAACTCAGCCTAAACAGGCCTGCACAGAAATTGATAATTTAGTCGATAAATACTTAAAAGAAGTATCTGAAAAAATCGAACGATTATTACTTTTAAAAGAATCTTTAATTGATTTAAAACAGCATTGCTCTACCAATCGAACAGTAGATGAATGCGGGATTTTGAAAGAACTTCAAAATGCACCTTAAAAATAAAAAAAGCATCACTCATGTGATGCTTTTTAGGATTAATGGTCGCTATGTTCATCTGGAGGAACTTCAGTAATTCTCCCCCCTCGAGCTAAAAATGCGGCAACTTCATCTTCCAGCGCTTGGCGCTGTTTTTGCTTAGCAGTCACAGTCAGTGTTTCTGCCTCAGCAATATCAGTATCATTAATACTGCTTGCTTCTTCATCAGCTGCACCGCTTTCAGCTGCTTTCGCTTCATCTTCATCTACAGCAGAATCTTCTGCATCTTCATAATCATTGATATCTGACATTTTTCACTCCCCAGAATGATTTCTATTGCATCATCGCTATG from Acinetobacter pittii encodes the following:
- a CDS encoding LysE/ArgO family amino acid transporter, which produces MFSLSIFFKGFGIGSGLIVAIGAQNAFVLKQGLKQQYVFWLCLICALSDSILIACGVLGFAEIMTASPILITLAKYLGATFLLVYGAKAFYAAFKTTQSMDLDSSQKQTLTQALVTCLAFTWLNPHVYLDTIVLIGSVATQLEDKVSFALGSILASWIFFFSLGYGARLLKPLFTNPKAWKILDFIIGCVMWSIAITLLF
- a CDS encoding cation transporter is translated as MAGCGCASTCSPSKKVSPRFRKALWIALVINALMFVVEILGGYKAQSVSLWADALDFAGDAANYALSLVVLSMSLYWRATAALVKGITMATFGFFVIAKVVWSYFYGVSPEPMVMGAIGVMALTANVSVALMLYAFRDGDANMRSVWLCSRNDSIANIAVILAAVGVFGTGSVFPDLIVAFVIAYLGVSSGYAVIKQSQQERKQARVIVASEA
- a CDS encoding MerR family transcriptional regulator, yielding MSLSIGQLSKKADIPIDTIRYYEKVGVLDRIQRSENNYRVYNEQTLADLLFIKHCRELNISLSDIKTLKEMKTQPKQACTEIDNLVDKYLKEVSEKIERLLLLKESLIDLKQHCSTNRTVDECGILKELQNAP